A segment of the Bos taurus isolate L1 Dominette 01449 registration number 42190680 breed Hereford chromosome 8, ARS-UCD2.0, whole genome shotgun sequence genome:
AAGGTCAAAATCAAATGTGTTTGCTGCAGCAAGTAAGTGTGGGCTGATGGTGGACAGTGAGAGAAAAAGGGACTTACAAAGAAAGTTTAATAGAGGAGAGAGAgtaaaggagaggaagggagagtcaATGATACAAGAAGGAACTCCATTAAGTTTCTGACACCACCATTCTGTAAGAAATATATTACTGTGTATTCCTCATGTAGCCAGACTGGACCACTCCTAGAATTTCTGGAAGCATGTCAACTGGGGGTGCCCAAGGCCTGTGGAGTGGGTTCTGCAGCCCTCAGCTCCTTACCTGCAGGTTTGGGGGTGCCTGTGTGGGAGAGGCCCCCATTGGGCTGAGTGCTGTCCCCCGTTGAAAACTCCAGGCTCATTCGAGGTTTAGGCTGATACTCCCTTCTTGGCTGGGATGAAGCTTGTCTTAttctacattaaaaagaaaaaggggatGCAGACAATTaagacacaaaaagaaaagtcatAAAATCCAGAAAATACTTAGGTTACCCACCAATCTACCATTGTGGAATATGAGAAAGGatccttagttttcttttctgtgtctttctcCATGTTTTACACTGTAGTCACACCCTATATGGCTCTACCCTCACTGTCTTCATTCTTCCTCTCACTTGTTCCCTCATTTACTCAGAGCTCACTTTGCAAGGATGCACTGTGTTAGGTGTCAGGAACACAAAGACCAATCAGTCACTAGTCTTACCCTCAAGCTTATGGTCTGGTGGGAAGACAGATCATAAACAACTGATTACTGTAAACTGTAGTAAATACTATTATGGAGATCTGCGTAAAATGTTCTAGGAACACAGAGGTGGAGCTGGGGGTGAGGAGTCTACCTGTCCATGGAGAAGTCAGAGAGGGTTTGAGGAGAAAAGTAAAAGATGGTTAGCAGTCATTTCTAGATGAATGTTATTCCCTGCTGAGCTTGAGAATATGTGGagggaaaagaggaggaaatacGGTATACTCTGGGTACAgcacagaggaaggagaaagaatccaagggagatgggaggaagtggGAAAGGCACAGGCAGCAAATGTATTCTGCACACCCCGAAGTGTTTTCCACAGCGCCAGATGCTCACTAAGCAAAGTGCACAGCCAATCCACAAGTGTGGGgggagtctcagttcagttcagttcagttcagtcgctcagttgtgtccgactctctatgaccccatgaatcgcagcatgccaggcctccctgtccatcaccaactcccggagttcactcagactcacgtccattgagtcagtgatgccatccagccatctcatcctctgtcgtccccttctctagGGTATGGCGATTATAGAATGACAGTGGCTCTGAACATGGTTCAGAGGGAACAAAGAAAAGTGGCCTTCATGCTCAGCAGATGTCACAAAGATACATCATGCTTCTTTAGTATGATGAAATGCATGGTTTTCAACCCTCCTAGAGGTTTCAGAGCATGACACATGTTTCCACAAGGGTTCACTGTCCAAACACTAGTCAAGGAAGACACTGAGGAGAGGACAAGGCTGGCCACATGGCAACAGGTTGAGGAAGTTTCTCATAACACAGCCCTATACCTGCAGGAGGCCTTGTGCATTTATAGCCGTATCAGCAGCTCTGAGAGCCTAATCTGGCCATAAGCTGAGAATGAAATCTCTTGAGGCAATCCTTTGATGTGCACACATTCAGCTCaaataaaataacacatattACACAGCACAGGGCCACCAGACACAGCTGTGCAGGGTGTGCCTCACAGCTCTAATAATTAAACCACCCCAGCTAGGATATGGGGCCCATCTGAGAAGGCGGAACAGGCGTAAGTAATCAGCTCCCTCTGATGGACCTCATCACCACAGAGAAACTCAAAGTGTGAAACGACACAGGCTTTCCAATAGGTTATGCTTACACGGGAGCCCCTGCGGCACTGCTGCATGACCCTGAGCCCAGGTTTGCCGGTCTGTTAGGTGAGGTTAACAATACTTGGTTTACAGGGCTGTTACATGACTGATGGTGATATGCCTTCAGTACCCATAGCATAGCTGGCCGGCAAATCACATCCATTATCATTAGTAGCCTCCTGGGGGTCCCATCTGTGGCAGACAAAGTATTACCTACATATTGATTGCTCATAAAACACAAgatgattgttgtttagtcactaagttgtgtccaattcttttgtgaccccatggactgtagctcaccaggctcttctatccagaggatgtcccaggcaagaatactggagtgggttgccatttccttttccaggggatcttccccacccagagatcgaacctacatctcctacattggcaggtagattcttcaccactgagccaccagggaagcccaaacacaaCATtaggaaggaatgaaggaaagtgaaggaaatgaaggaaaacagaGCCCAAGacaatataaaatcaaaacaaatgatTCACAAGTTGCTTATGTAGGGTCAGTAGGAATCCTGAAGAAAGTTTTTCTTCTAATGTATTCTAATATTTCCACTTCTTTATACACCATTTCATAGCAAGAAAATGGAAATGGGAAATACAGGGAACTGTACAATACCTCTCCTCCAGTCTGACAGTGACCTGCTGCAGGATCTGGACTGCCTGCTTATGGTACTCCAGCTGGGCTTGGACGAGCGCAGACAGCTGGCTCACCTGCTCGATCTGCAGATCAATGGGGGAACCATGTCTTAGTTATCAGGTTACAGTCCTTAATCATCTGCTACTGCTCAGTCCAAATGACGCAGCTACCCGACACACAGCCCAGTGCTCGGCGGTGCCCACGACTGTGCAGTGAGCCAGGCTAACTGATAGTTTTGTGGGTAACAAATTGATTAAAGATAAGAAAGCATCCCTGTGCTTGGAAACTCTAGTTCTAGGAGAAGAAACATTAGTCAGAATCCTCCCAGAGGTCACAAAGCTCTCATCAAACAGTCTCATGCTTAGCCATAACCTTCTGATTACGATTTGGCTTCTTTGATTGATTTTCTATAGGACAAAAGATGCATTGACAAGAACATTCTTTGTTGTCTATACTTCTCATGCTAAGTCAATATCAGTGctgttaataaaaatgtaaatattgatTTCTCATATGAGGCACTATGGGAGGCAGTGTGGTTTGACAGAAAACCTTTTGTTCTCTCTGACCCTCATCTGCAATGTAAAAGGGTTGGGTTGAGTGGCACCTTGGGCTCACTCCTCCTCTAACCTTCTGAGCATCCTGGGTTACTCTTCACGTTGTGTCTTGTGTTGTGATCCAGTTGAATAGTTGCCTCTGAGTGAATAGAGGCAATGCTACCCCATGAGTTTTGGAGTGGGGCTGGGTCCTTGGTGAAGAGGAGGAATGCTGTGACTCAGGTCACCCTCTCCCTCATGGTGTTCCTCCTCGGTAGGTAGATGGACACGTTGTTTTACATAATCACAAACTAGCAATGTTTCTGGAGAGTCTGGAAGTCTGGATATGTTCAACATGCCTCCCCTGTCACCAGTCGGGGTGGGGCAGGCGGTAAATACCTAAAGGCTCTGTAAATACCTTGGCAGAAGCTGGTGAGCAACTGATGGGGCTAGAGGTGAAGATGAGCAAGGACAGAAAATCTGGTTAATAGGTCTTATGACATGAGTGGTTAGAAAGCAACTGTTAAAGCcatgaaaaataattcagcatTCTGGAAATGTGAAGGAAACTTTTAAACTATCTCACCTATGTCCCAAATGTAGTATCTATGCAACAATCTTCAACCTTAATTGTAATTACCTTTGGAAAGAAAAGGTTAACTTTACCTCAAAATATAGACCATCTTAACCATACataaaactgagcaccgaagaatcaatgcttttgaactgtggtgttggagaaggctcttgaaattcccctggactgcaaggagatccaaccagtccatcctaaaggaaatcagtcctgaatattcattggaaggactgatgttgaagctgaatctccaatactttggccacctgatgtgaagaactgattcactggaataacaccctgatcctgggaaagactgaaggcagaaggggaaggggacgacagaggatgagatggttggatggcatcactgacttaatggacatgagtttgagcaagctccgggagatggtgatggatggggaagcctgatatgctgtggtccatggggttgcaaagagtttgacatgactgagtgactgaactgaactgaatgtatattgGACACATACTTACTGACAACACTGactgattttcttatttaatctgaAGTCAATTTGCCTTACACTTCACATTTCAACAGAGTATTTGCTTAAACTATTGGACTTATATAGGtcatcagaaagtgaaagtcatttggttgtctctgactctttgtgatgccatagactgtagcctgccagactcctctgtcatgggattctccaggcaagaatactggagtgggtagccattcccttctccaggagaccttcccaacgcagggactgaacccaggtctccagcattgtaggcagattctttaccatctgagcccccagggaagcccaggtcatCAGAAACATTCTTTATCTCCCTACTATTTATAACAGTTTAAGATTATTAGCAGACAAAAATCTAGTTACATCAAACTTTTTGTTGTgctgtcgtgtgtgtgtgtgtgtgtgtgtgtgtgtgtgtgtgtgtgtgtgcgcacgtgcgctcatttgtatctgactctttactaccccatgaactggagcctgccagctcctctgtccttagaattTTTCTATGTAAGATTACCGGAATGTGTTTCTGTATCTACTGCAGggtctcttcctgacccagggattgaatccgagtcttgtgcctcctgcactgacaggtggattctttatcactagtaccatctgggaagctcacaGCAAACTACAGGAATATAGGAACAGCTTTACAATTTCTCAGTctactttataattttaaattatttaaaaaaaataactactgAAGCTTTCACCACATAGTACTATCAGtgattcacattttaaatttcataaccCTTTAACATATTAATCCTGTTCCTCAAAGGTGAAGTTAAATTAAAAACCACAGGAGAGTCACTCACATCCATCTCTAAGAGATTGAACATGCTTGACTCAGCAATCTCCTTAGACTCATCAAATTTCTCCAGAGCTTGACGTAACTCTTCATCAGGAATCTTGCCCTGTCGTTTCTTCTTGTAATCAAAGTCCAGGCGTCTTCCCTCCAACTTCTTCAGATGATGCTGAAAAAATCAAGGGCAGAAATGTGCTTTGAAGGGACCTATGGAAAAGGACTATTTACAGCTCACTTCCCCACCATGCCTATTGGCTTCCAAAATAAGACAGGCTAAGTTCTAAAACATCACATCAccagagaaataaagaaacacaCATCAATGGGGGCAAATGTTTCTAAAGGCTAAGACATTTATGTTTGGGAAacacctttaaaaataattaatagcaAGAAAGAAATTGTGGAAAATACTGATGCCCTTTATTGTCTGCCCCTGCTGGGTCAAAGCTAAGGTGGAATATATGCCTCTCCACCCTATGACTAGAGGTGGAAGCTAGGAAGGTTTAGAAAGCACAGGCATACGGGGCTCACAAGTCTCCATCTTCAAGGAAATGGTATCTCGTGGGAAGGCAGAGGAAAAATGGTTTCCTTGAAATGAAGTGAGAAAGAaaagtattctttctttttcatatcatAAAACATTTGTGCTGGAAGGGATTTATTTTTGAGGTAATCCAGTCTATTAGAATTACCTTAAGATATTTACTAAAACTACAGATTCTTGATCACTTGAATTAGAATATCCAGGGCTGAGGCCCAGGCAACTTGGTCTCAGCACTTAGCCTAGCAGACTGATGCAGCTTTAGGAGAATCATGGATTAATTTAAGTCTCCCATCTGACAGATGATGACACTGAGTCCTAAGACCTAATTTGAAAGAGACCTTCATCAGGACCTAACCCCCAACACTGCGCGGTAATTCCCCTTTGCATCACCCTGATGCACACATTCCAGGTGTGGGACTGCCCAGCCTTGCCCCAACGCCTCCAGTAACCAATTAGGAAAGTAGTTTCAAAAAGCCACAAAGTATTTTTTTCCtacgagctgctgctgctgctgctaagtcgcttcagtcatgtccaactctgtgtgaccccatagacagcagcccaccaggctcccccatccctgggattctccaggcaagaacactggagtgggttgccatttccttctccaatgcatgaaagtgaaaagtgaaagtgaagtcactcagtcatgtccgactcttagtgaccccatggactgcagcctaccaggctcctccatccatgagattttccaggcaagagtactggagtggggtgccatcgccttctccgagctgCAGTGTCCCACTATTAATGGGTGGAGGGAAATGTGCTAGATTTCTCTTGACCCTGGGTGTTCAGGGAgtgaaagggaagaaaatgaaaatgaagttgggagtggggaaaaaatgagaaggtgggaggaagaaTATCCTTGACCTTCCTGCCACCACACACCCTGCCTCCAGCCCATGCCCTGATCCAAACTAAGTGCTTGTCCCTTTGGAAGGAATGCCCTTTTAAAATGTCTGAACCTGCAGTCAGCTGCAAAACAGAGCACTGGAATCAGAGAGACAGGTTTGGAGTGAGTCTGCCACCTAGCAACAGTGTGGCAGGGTTGAAGATTTAAGCTAGAGATTGCAGAGACTTCATTTATCTGAAAATCAAATTTCAGACAAGTTAAACAGATATCTGTTGAAAGAATGGATGAGCAAACATTACACACCTAGTTAGAGGTTAAAGCCAATTGAACATTATTGATTTGGAAAAACTAAACTGttctaccagagaaggcaatggcatcccactccagtactcttgcctggaaaatcccatggatggaggagcctggtaggctgcagtccatggggtctcgaagaggcgaacatgactgagcaacttcactttcagttttcactttcatgcattggagaaggaaatggcaacccactccagtgttcttgcctggagaatctcagggacaggagagcctggtgggctgcggtctatggggttgcacagagtcagacatgactgaagcgacttagcagcagcagcaaactgttcTACATGTTTTAGAAAGGATAGTTGGGTATATTTCCTCAAGTCTAACAACCATTATGAAAACACAAGTTTATAGAGTAAAAGAAGAACTACATATACAAGCCAACAACTGGTACAGCTGGTATTTTAGAGGGTGAAATCATCCCAGAAAACAtagaataattaataaaattgtaTAGTCAGGGAAAGAATATCCTTATGGagaaaaatgcttgaaaaacttGAAAACTGAACATGGAGAAATTAAATGTAATACTCATGAGTGGCACAGTCATAATAATGGGGCAAAAAGTACTACATTTACCATTTATCTTGATTTTTCATGCTGGATTTTTTACAGTTCACATGCTCAGTGTTGACAACATGCatggtaagtttaaaaaaaaaaatgtttcctaaaGGAAAAGGGAACCTGCATCTGTACAATTCCAACATCCAGTTTGCAAATAACTAGTAGCAGGTACCTGAATTTCCCTCAGATCTTTGTCATGAAGATTCTGAAGGGGGTCAATGAAGTTCTGCTTCACTTCCATGTCCAAGGAGTCCTTTACCTCCGAGAGTTCCCTCATGGCCTCCCCAACCTCACCAAGCGCTGGGCCTGCAAGGTAATAAGGAAGCCCTTGAACGTTAAAGAACAAAGAGGAAATGCACTTGCAGTAACAGGGCCCCTCACAGACCACACCCAGGAACAGCTACCTGTCTTCTGAAGACAACCAAGACAAGAGACGGTATATAATGCCCTCTGGAGATCAGTGTATTTTCCATCTGAGAAAGTTCATAAAAGTTCACTGAGTACAACAGACTCAATGCCCTTGGGGGTGGGGGCCTGCATTCCTTACTATAGAGAACATAAAAGTTTGCTTTTCCTTTGAAAAGGAATTGGAAGCTCCCTACCCTCCTTTGGaggagcctcttgttgaaagtgaaagaggagagtgaaaaagttggcttaaagctcaacattcagaaaactaagatcatggcatctggtcccattacttcatggcaaatagatggggaaacagtggaaacagtggctgactttattttgggggctccaaaatcactgcagatggtgactgtaggcatgaaattaaaagatgcttactccttggaaggaaagttatgaccaagttatgaccaacctagatagcatattcaaaaccagagacatgactttgccaacaaaggtctatctagtcaaggctatggtttttccagtggtcatgcatggatgtgagaattggaatgtgaagaaagctgaacgccaaagaattgatgcttctgaactgtggtgctggagaagactcttgagagtcccttggactgcaaggagatccaaccagtccattctgaaggagatcagccctgggtgttctttggaaggaatgatgctaaagctgaaactccaatactttggccacctcatgtgaagagttgactcattggaaaagactctgatgctgggagggattgggggcaggaggagaaggggacaacagaggatgagatagctggatagcatcactgactcaatggacatgaacttgagtaaactctgggagttggtgatggacagggaggcctggtgtgcttcgattcatggggtcgcaaagagttggacatgactgagcgactgaactgaactgaactgaactgatgctgggaaagattgagggcaggaggagaaggggacaacagaggatgagatggttggatggcatcaccaactcaatggacatgggtttgtgtagactccagtagttggtgatggacagggaggcctggcgtgctgcggttcatggggtcgaaaagagtcagacacgactgagcaactgaactgaaccctcctTTGTAAGtacttgtgcatgtgtgctaagtcacttcagtcgtgtctgactctttgtgaccccatggactgcagcctgccagactcctctgtccatgggattctccaggcaagaatattggagtgggttgccatgccctccttcaggggaccttcctgacccaggggttgagctcatgtcttacgtctcctgcattgctaggtgggttctttaccactagcgccacctgggaagccctccataagtacttgtgtgtgtgcatgctaagtcgcttcagttgtgtccaactctttgtgaccccatggactgtagcctgccaggctcctatgtccttgggattctcctggcaagaatactggagtgggttgccatgccctcctcaggggatcttcccaacccagggactgaacccatgtctcttacatctcctgcactggcaggtggttctttaccactagcgccttctttatttttatctatttatttatttttggccacactgcgtggagtgtgagatcttagttccctgatcagggatcaaacccatgacccctgcagtgaaagcagtgattcttaaccactggacgcccagggaaatcccaagtaCTCACTCTCCCCTAGAGGAGATCTGTTTAAGGTCAATATATTGAGCAAAAACTTGGAAGGGAGAGCAGGGCTCAATCAGGAAGGACAGTTATTTGCTGTGACCTCACATtgtgaacagagaaggcaatggc
Coding sequences within it:
- the SH3GL2 gene encoding endophilin-A1 isoform X1, which gives rise to MERKVDVTSRAVMEIMTKTIEYLQPNPASRAKLSMINTMSKIRGQEKGPGYPQAEALLAEAMLKFGRELGDDCNFGPALGEVGEAMRELSEVKDSLDMEVKQNFIDPLQNLHDKDLREIQHHLKKLEGRRLDFDYKKKRQGKIPDEELRQALEKFDESKEIAESSMFNLLEMDIEQVSQLSALVQAQLEYHKQAVQILQQVTVRLEERIRQASSQPRREYQPKPRMSLEFSTGDSTQPNGGLSHTGTPKPAGAPMDQPCCRALYDFEPENEGELGFKEGDIITLTNQIDENWYEGMLHGQSGFFPINYVEILVALPH
- the SH3GL2 gene encoding endophilin-A1, with the translated sequence MSVAGLKKQFHKATQKVSEKVGGAEGTKLDDDFKEMERKVDVTSRAVMEIMTKTIEYLQPNPASRAKLSMINTMSKIRGQEKGPGYPQAEALLAEAMLKFGRELGDDCNFGPALGEVGEAMRELSEVKDSLDMEVKQNFIDPLQNLHDKDLREIQHHLKKLEGRRLDFDYKKKRQGKIPDEELRQALEKFDESKEIAESSMFNLLEMDIEQVSQLSALVQAQLEYHKQAVQILQQVTVRLEERIRQASSQPRREYQPKPRMSLEFSTGDSTQPNGGLSHTGTPKPAGAPMDQPCCRALYDFEPENEGELGFKEGDIITLTNQIDENWYEGMLHGQSGFFPINYVEILVALPH